A single genomic interval of Geotrypetes seraphini chromosome 1, aGeoSer1.1, whole genome shotgun sequence harbors:
- the LOC117350243 gene encoding olfactory receptor 1361-like, whose amino-acid sequence MEERNQTAVTEFVLLGLTKHAELRYLLFVVFLAMYLMNLLGNGTMILVIGGNSQFHTPMYFLLCNLSFVDMCFTSVTVPKMLSNLFSESKTISFSDCITQLYFFIVFTTTECMLLAIMAYDRYVAICNPLHYVTVMNKKVCLSMSAASFTIGILNAFLNTLLMLRLSFCNSNKIQHFYCDVTPLLELSCTDTSINELVIFTEGSSLVVVPFFMILVSYINIITAILKIQSSDGRLKTFSTCSSHLIVVALFYGAIIFMYFRPSSSYSLEKDRVASVMYTVVSPMLNPFIYSLRNRDVKLALSRLFKERKKTI is encoded by the exons ATGGAAGAGAGGAACCAGACAGCAGTGACAGAATTTGTTCTCTTAGGCCTTACAAAACATGCAGAACTAAGATATCTCCTGTTTGTGGTATTCTTGGCCATGTATCTTATGAACCTGCTGGGAAATGGAACTATGATCTTAGTAATTGGTGGAAACTCCCAGTTCCATACCCCCATGTATTTCTTACTCTGTAACTTGTCCTTTGTGGATATGTGTTTCACCTCTGTCACTGTCCCTAAAATGTTAAGCAACCTCTTCTCTGAAAGTAAGACCATCTCTTTCTCTGACTGTATCACCCAGCTCTATTTCTTCATTGTCTTCACTACTACAGAATGTATGCTCCTGGCAATCATGGCATATGATCGTTATGTTGCTATCTGTAATCCTCTGCACTATGTAACAGTAATGAACAAGAAGGTGTGTCTGAGCATGTCAGCTGCTTCTTTTACCATTGGCATTCTGAATGCATTTCTAAATACATTGCTGATGTTGCGACTGTCCTTTTGCAACTCAAACAAGATCCAACACTTCTATTGTGATGTCACACCACTGCTGGAGCTCTCCTGCACAGACACTTCCATCAATGAACTAGTGATATTCACTGAAGGCTCATCGCTTGTAGTAGTGCCCTTTTTTATGATCCTGGTATCCTACATAAACATCATTACTGCCATTCTGAAAATCCAGTCCTCTGATGGAAGACTAAAGACCTTCTCTACCTGCTCCTCTCATCTCATTGTAGTAGCGCTCTTCTATGGGGcaattatttttatgtatttcagGCCTTCTTCCAGCTATTCCTTGGAAAAGGACAGAGTTGCTAGTGTAATGTACACCGTAGTATCTCCCATGCTGAACCCATTTATCTACAGTCTAAGGAATAGGGATGTGAAGTTAGCTCTGAGCAGA ctctttaaagaaagaaaaaaaacaatatag
- the LOC117368524 gene encoding olfactory receptor 1361-like, whose protein sequence is MEERNQTAVAEFVLLGLTKHGELRYLLFLVFLAMYLMNLLGNGTMILVIGGNPQLHTPMYFLLCNLSFLDMCFTSVTVPKMLNNLIFGKKTICYSECITQLYFFLVFGSSECVLLSIMAYDRYVAICNPLHYVTVMNKKVCLSMSAASFIIGIMNACINTFLVFQLSFCNSNKVQHFFCDLTPLLELSCTDTSINELVIFTEGSLIVVLPFFIIVVSYIHIITAILKIQSTDGRCKTFSTCSSHLTVVTLFYGTLIFIYFRPSSSYSLEKDRIASVVYNVLSPMLNPFIYSLRNRDVKIALRKALQRKLVFCLFFPSIKIMLKVASSMDKLYDEIFSDIAGGDNFVKASGTPNNFIALERLYKQSKMFSKTLNTQALGKEDILQKMLK, encoded by the exons ATGGAAGAGAGGAACCAGACAGCAGTGGCAGAATTTGTTCTTTTGGGCCTTACAAAACATGGGGAACTAAGATATCTCCTCTTTCTAGTGTTCTTGGCCATGTATCTTATGAACCTGCTGGGAAATGGAACTATGATCTTAGTGATTGGTGGGAACCCCCAACTCCATACTCCCATGTATTTCTTACTCTGTAACTTGTCATTTCTAGACATGTGTTTCACCTCTGTTACTGTCCCCAAAATGTTAAACAACCTCATCTTTGGAAAAAAGACCATCTGTTACTCTGAGTGTATCACCCAGCTCTATTTCTTCCTTGTCTTTGGTAGCTCAGAATGTGTGCTCCTATCCATCATGGCATATGATCGTTATGTTGCTATCTGTAATCCACTGCACTATGTAACAGTAATGAACAAGAAGGTGTGTCTGAGCATGTCAGCTGCTTCTTTCATCATTGGCATTATGAATGCATGTATAAACACATTTCTGGTATTTCAGCTCTCTTTTTGCAACTCAAACAAGGTCCAACACTTCTTTTGTGATCTCACACCATTGCTAGAGCTCTCCTGCACAGACACCTCTATCAATGAACTAGTGATATTCACAGAGGGCTCACTGATTGTAGTACTGCCCTTTTTCATCATTGTGGTCTCCTACATTCACATCATTACTGCCATCCTGAAGATCCAGTCCACTGATGGAAGATGCAAGACCTTCTCCACCTGTTCTTCCCACCTCACTGTGGTAACACTCTTCTATGGGAcacttatttttatatatttcagGCCTTCTTCTAGCTATTCCTTGGAAAAGGACAGGATTGCCAGTGTGGTGTACAATGTGTTATCACCCATGTTGAACCCATTCATCTATAGCCTGAGGAATAGGGATGTGAAGATAGCTCTGAGAAAAGCTCTACAGAGAAAA Ttagtattttgtttattttt CCCTTCCATCAAAATCATGCTCAAGGTGGCTTCTAGCATGGATAAATTGTATGATGAAATTTTCAGTGATATTGCAGGAGGTGATaactttgtgaaagcttcagggaCTCCTAACAATTTCATTGCTCTTGAGAGATTATATAAACAGAGTAAGATGTTTAGCAAAACCTTAAATACCCAGGCTCTTGGAAAGGAAGATATTCTCCAAAAGATGCTCAAGTGA